One Sphingomicrobium marinum genomic window carries:
- a CDS encoding 3-hydroxybutyrate dehydrogenase: MSLKDKTALVTGSTSGIGLAIAKAFAAEGARIMINGFGDATAIEEERAALADASGTDALHDGADMSKPEEIEAMVERCTSQLGAPDILVNNAGIQHVAPVTEFPTEKWDAILAINLSAVFHTTRLCLPAMQAAGWGRVINTASAHSLVASPNKSAYVAAKHGVAGFTKTVALEVAEDGVTVNCISPGYVWTPLVEKQIPDTMKARNMTREEVMNDVLLKAQPTKRFVTVDEVAATALFLARDEAASITGANLSMDGGWTAQ, from the coding sequence ATGTCGCTCAAGGACAAGACCGCACTGGTGACCGGCTCGACATCGGGGATCGGGCTGGCAATCGCCAAGGCTTTCGCTGCCGAAGGCGCGCGCATCATGATCAACGGCTTTGGCGATGCCACCGCGATCGAGGAAGAGCGCGCCGCACTGGCCGATGCGTCGGGCACCGATGCGCTGCATGACGGCGCCGACATGTCCAAGCCCGAAGAGATCGAAGCCATGGTCGAACGCTGCACAAGCCAGCTCGGTGCGCCCGACATCCTCGTCAACAATGCGGGTATCCAGCACGTCGCGCCGGTCACCGAATTCCCGACCGAAAAGTGGGACGCGATCCTCGCTATCAACCTGAGCGCCGTTTTCCACACGACGCGGCTGTGCCTTCCCGCGATGCAGGCCGCCGGCTGGGGCCGCGTCATCAACACGGCGAGCGCGCACAGCCTTGTCGCCAGTCCCAACAAGAGCGCCTATGTCGCCGCCAAGCATGGCGTTGCAGGCTTTACGAAGACGGTCGCGCTCGAAGTGGCGGAAGATGGCGTCACGGTGAATTGCATCAGCCCCGGCTATGTCTGGACCCCGCTGGTGGAAAAGCAGATTCCCGACACGATGAAGGCCCGCAACATGACGCGCGAGGAGGTGATGAACGACGTGCTGCTCAAGGCACAGCCGACAAAGCGTTTCGTCACCGTCGATGAAGTCGCCGCCACCGCGCTTTTCCTTGCGCGCGACGAGGCCGCGTCGATCACCGGCGCCAATCTCTCCATGGACGGCGGCTGGACGGCGCAATAA
- a CDS encoding DUF4893 domain-containing protein, with product MRHVILLAAFGLSACASLPGEPFVETLETRDWRFVATEADRARLSEWRTAFTRGLEEARTDGYASQIAALGATGEPDAALSFDTVPTGKYRCRTIKLGTQGRGTLSYVDYPFFDCTIRTEEDLLGFHKLTGSQRPVGLLFPDDDYRRVFLGTLVLGDETRAMRYGADPQRDMIGALQKIGEDHWRLLLPYPAYESTIDIIELVPAGE from the coding sequence ATGCGTCACGTCATTCTCCTTGCCGCTTTCGGCCTTTCCGCCTGCGCGAGCCTACCCGGTGAGCCTTTCGTCGAAACTCTAGAAACGCGGGACTGGCGCTTCGTCGCCACTGAAGCCGACCGCGCCCGATTATCCGAATGGCGCACCGCCTTCACCCGAGGGCTCGAAGAGGCCCGCACCGACGGCTATGCGTCGCAAATCGCTGCGCTGGGCGCCACCGGCGAACCCGATGCAGCGCTCTCGTTCGACACCGTTCCCACCGGCAAGTATCGCTGCCGCACGATCAAACTCGGAACGCAGGGGCGCGGCACGCTGAGCTATGTCGACTACCCATTCTTCGACTGCACCATTCGCACCGAAGAAGACCTGCTCGGCTTTCACAAGCTCACCGGGTCACAGCGCCCCGTCGGCCTGCTTTTCCCCGATGACGATTATCGCCGCGTCTTCCTTGGCACCCTGGTGCTGGGGGATGAGACGCGCGCCATGCGCTACGGCGCCGATCCACAGCGCGACATGATCGGCGCATTGCAGAAAATCGGCGAAGATCACTGGCGACTGCTGCTGCCCTACCCCGCTTACGAATCCACCATCGACATCATCGAACTCGTGCCCGCAGGAGAATAA
- a CDS encoding amidohydrolase, whose amino-acid sequence MRLTLAFATLALAATPATAQSLREEVRADMPGLIEIYQDLHANPELSGMEVETAAKLAKRARDMGFEVTEGVGGTGVVAVMENGPGPVLMIRADMDGLPVVEQTGLPFASKVTAVAPASGVETGVMHACGHDTHMTTWVGTAQLLTEKKDQWSGTLVMILQPAEETGEGAKAMLDDGLYTRFPKPTHVIGFHDAAAGPAGYIGISPGYALANVDSVDVTVRGLGGHGAYPHTTKDPIVIASRIVTTLQTIVAREINPLESAVITVGSFNAGAKHNIVPDEATLLLTVRSYTPEVRKQLLDGIRRIANAEAIAAGVPEDRMPIIHIRDDEFTPSTYNTPDLANHALALFKDNFGDDKVREATPVMGGEDFSRYWLADNSIESLIFWVGGQPLADWQAAGGDSSKLPSLHSPFWAPDADAVISTATEAMTLLALDILDEK is encoded by the coding sequence GTGCGCCTTACCTTAGCCTTCGCCACGCTTGCGCTAGCCGCCACGCCCGCCACCGCGCAGAGCCTGCGCGAGGAAGTGCGCGCCGACATGCCGGGCCTTATCGAGATCTACCAGGACCTGCACGCCAACCCCGAATTGTCGGGCATGGAAGTCGAGACGGCTGCCAAACTGGCGAAGCGGGCGCGCGACATGGGCTTCGAGGTCACCGAAGGCGTCGGTGGCACCGGCGTCGTCGCAGTGATGGAGAACGGCCCTGGGCCCGTCCTGATGATCCGCGCCGACATGGACGGGCTCCCCGTGGTAGAGCAGACCGGTCTCCCCTTCGCTTCCAAAGTCACAGCTGTCGCCCCGGCTTCGGGCGTCGAAACCGGCGTCATGCACGCCTGCGGTCACGATACGCACATGACCACTTGGGTCGGTACCGCGCAGCTTCTCACTGAGAAAAAAGACCAATGGTCGGGCACGCTCGTCATGATCCTGCAGCCCGCCGAGGAAACCGGCGAAGGCGCCAAGGCCATGCTCGACGACGGCCTCTATACCCGCTTTCCAAAGCCGACCCACGTCATCGGCTTCCATGATGCCGCGGCGGGGCCTGCGGGCTATATCGGAATTTCGCCCGGCTATGCGCTTGCCAATGTCGACAGCGTCGATGTCACCGTACGCGGCCTAGGCGGCCACGGCGCCTATCCGCACACCACCAAGGACCCGATCGTCATCGCCAGCCGCATCGTCACCACATTGCAGACGATCGTGGCGCGCGAGATCAATCCGCTCGAGAGCGCGGTCATTACCGTCGGCAGTTTCAACGCCGGCGCCAAGCACAATATCGTCCCAGACGAAGCCACGCTACTGCTCACCGTGCGCAGCTACACGCCCGAAGTTCGCAAGCAGCTTCTCGACGGTATCCGCCGCATCGCCAACGCCGAGGCGATCGCCGCGGGGGTGCCCGAGGACAGGATGCCGATCATCCATATCCGCGACGACGAATTCACCCCGTCGACTTACAACACGCCCGATCTCGCCAACCATGCGCTGGCGCTGTTCAAGGACAATTTCGGCGACGACAAGGTGCGCGAGGCGACGCCGGTGATGGGCGGCGAGGATTTCTCGCGCTATTGGCTCGCCGACAACAGCATCGAAAGCCTGATCTTCTGGGTCGGCGGCCAACCGCTCGCCGACTGGCAGGCCGCGGGCGGCGACAGCAGCAAGCTTCCCAGCCTCCACAGCCCCTTCTGGGCGCCCGATGCCGACGCCGTCATCAGCACCGCGACCGAGGCGATGACGCTGCTGGCGCTCGATATCCTCGACGAGAAATAG
- a CDS encoding nuclear transport factor 2 family protein, with product MSNLENATKFFHACESGKGRAGCAQYVADGATFHAQAPAVAEIDTLLDYVDWMEGGIAGPFTDTHYDIHASSYDADSSTAMFFGTFHATHGGEGGPVPPTGKSTASEFVYAMQMNDDGKITKMTKIWNDAYAFTEIGWA from the coding sequence ATGTCGAATCTCGAAAATGCCACGAAGTTTTTTCATGCCTGCGAAAGCGGAAAGGGACGTGCCGGGTGCGCGCAATATGTCGCCGACGGCGCAACGTTTCATGCGCAGGCTCCAGCAGTCGCCGAAATCGATACGCTGCTCGATTATGTCGATTGGATGGAAGGCGGCATTGCCGGGCCCTTCACCGACACGCATTACGACATCCATGCCTCGTCCTATGACGCGGACAGCTCGACCGCGATGTTCTTCGGCACCTTCCATGCCACGCATGGCGGCGAGGGCGGGCCCGTACCGCCGACCGGAAAGAGCACGGCCAGCGAATTTGTCTACGCCATGCAGATGAACGACGACGGCAAGATCACCAAGATGACCAAGATCTGGAACGACGCCTACGCGTTTACCGAAATTGGTTGGGCCTGA
- the prsK gene encoding XrtA/PEP-CTERM system histidine kinase PrsK produces MGLSLVTFWSHALAAVLFVALAGWQLARGVREPGQRLLLAAFAVTALWAWMEAILPADTLTHFAETGRNLIWIAWLYHLAAEREDAGRQKGIRLVYGAVAAVLGLQFLLDVAPLVAGVSAPMAAILLRTTAAAGALVLVHNVYGQAAPSSRSAIRFVVIGLSALWLYDLNLYTLAYVDGEFAALLADWRGLAVALTAPLFALGARSGEALRVRLSRAATFQSLSLLAICAYLAVVAILATAFRETGAGQIIGNLAVLLLALVTVALMVILPSSRARAWAKVKIAKHFFEHRYDYRAEWLRFTATLGEPGAAPMGQRVIKAFADMLDAPGGLILITDDSGALQRASGWNWQGEKIPPVDDSDMGRDFWQAIAVEGRILELDGLRRNWASPADKALPVPQWLIDDAHAWVGIPLQHNGLLVGLVILGAPAHRRALDWEDFDLMKTAGKQAASNFAEALGQEALAKAQRFEEFNRRFAFILHDIKNLVSQLSLLSRNAEKHADNPDFRADMVATLKSSVGKMNTLLARLSPGAQSSEGHAAPTRLKDIIAFAIAAKRRDHEVMLVGDSDVWALADGAQLEQALGHLIQNAVDASGNGEPVIVRVEPAGTEVAITVADRGEGMDADFVRTRLFEPFVSTKDGGFGIGAYEARSLVHAMGGRLSVESRRDHGTSFTIHLPAASAPQMRKSA; encoded by the coding sequence ATGGGCCTTAGCCTCGTCACCTTCTGGAGCCATGCGCTCGCGGCCGTGCTGTTCGTGGCGCTCGCGGGCTGGCAACTGGCGCGCGGCGTGCGCGAGCCGGGGCAGCGCCTTCTCCTCGCCGCCTTCGCGGTGACCGCCTTGTGGGCCTGGATGGAAGCCATCTTGCCCGCCGATACGCTAACGCATTTTGCCGAAACCGGCCGCAACCTCATCTGGATCGCCTGGCTCTACCACCTCGCCGCCGAACGCGAAGATGCAGGTCGCCAGAAAGGAATCCGCCTCGTGTATGGCGCGGTCGCCGCGGTGCTCGGCCTCCAGTTCCTGCTCGACGTCGCGCCGCTGGTGGCGGGCGTATCGGCGCCGATGGCGGCGATATTGCTGCGCACGACCGCTGCTGCAGGCGCGCTCGTCCTTGTCCACAATGTCTACGGCCAGGCTGCGCCCTCCAGCCGCTCCGCGATCCGTTTTGTCGTGATCGGCCTGTCGGCGCTGTGGCTTTATGACCTCAATCTTTACACGCTGGCCTATGTCGACGGGGAGTTTGCCGCGCTCCTCGCCGATTGGCGCGGGCTTGCTGTTGCACTGACCGCACCGCTCTTCGCGCTCGGGGCCCGCTCGGGCGAAGCGCTGCGGGTACGCCTCAGCCGCGCCGCGACCTTCCAGTCGCTCTCGCTCCTTGCCATCTGCGCCTACCTCGCCGTCGTCGCGATCCTCGCCACGGCGTTTCGCGAAACGGGTGCAGGCCAGATCATCGGCAATCTTGCAGTACTCCTGCTTGCGCTGGTGACCGTCGCGCTGATGGTCATCCTGCCCAGCAGCCGCGCGCGTGCCTGGGCCAAGGTCAAGATCGCCAAGCATTTCTTCGAGCATCGCTACGACTACCGCGCCGAGTGGCTACGCTTCACCGCCACGCTGGGCGAACCGGGCGCCGCGCCGATGGGCCAGCGCGTCATCAAGGCCTTCGCCGACATGCTCGATGCACCGGGCGGATTGATCCTCATCACCGACGATAGCGGCGCGCTGCAACGCGCATCGGGCTGGAACTGGCAGGGCGAGAAGATCCCGCCGGTCGACGATAGCGACATGGGCCGTGATTTCTGGCAGGCGATCGCGGTCGAAGGCCGCATCCTCGAACTCGACGGCCTGCGGCGAAACTGGGCGAGCCCTGCCGACAAGGCGCTGCCCGTCCCGCAATGGTTGATCGACGATGCGCATGCCTGGGTCGGCATCCCGCTGCAACATAACGGCCTGCTGGTCGGCCTCGTCATCCTGGGCGCGCCCGCGCATCGCCGTGCGCTCGACTGGGAAGATTTCGACCTTATGAAAACCGCGGGCAAGCAGGCGGCCTCGAACTTTGCCGAAGCACTCGGCCAGGAAGCGCTCGCCAAGGCGCAGCGGTTCGAGGAATTCAACCGCCGCTTTGCCTTCATCCTGCACGACATCAAGAACCTGGTGAGCCAGCTCAGCCTGCTGTCGCGCAATGCCGAAAAGCACGCCGACAATCCCGATTTTCGCGCCGACATGGTGGCGACGCTCAAGAGCTCGGTCGGCAAGATGAACACGCTGCTCGCGCGCCTGTCCCCCGGCGCGCAGTCGAGCGAAGGCCATGCCGCACCGACACGGCTCAAAGACATCATCGCCTTCGCCATCGCCGCCAAGCGCCGCGATCATGAAGTCATGCTGGTGGGCGATAGCGACGTCTGGGCTTTGGCCGATGGCGCGCAGCTCGAACAGGCGCTTGGTCACCTTATCCAGAACGCCGTCGATGCTAGCGGCAATGGCGAACCGGTCATCGTCCGCGTGGAACCCGCCGGCACCGAGGTCGCCATCACCGTCGCCGATCGCGGCGAAGGCATGGATGCCGATTTCGTCCGCACCCGGCTGTTCGAGCCATTCGTCTCTACCAAGGACGGCGGGTTCGGCATCGGCGCCTATGAGGCGCGCAGCCTTGTCCACGCCATGGGCGGCCGCCTGTCGGTCGAAAGCCGCCGCGACCACGGCACCAGCTTCACCATCCACCTGCCCGCGGCCAGCGCGCCGCAAATGAGGAAATCCGCATGA
- the prsR gene encoding PEP-CTERM-box response regulator transcription factor: MSKSDLPTLLIVEDDEGLQRQLKWAYEGYEIVIAGDRKEAIELLRAHEPKVVTLDLGLPPDPDGVTEGFATLEEILALQPDTKVIVASGHGARESALKAIALGAYDFYRKPVDIDELGHIVKRAFHLHDIEDENRRLESAAGDDQTVLGNIVSASPEMLKVAHTIERVASADVSVMLLGASGTGKELLAKAVHDQSPRKDGNFIAINCAAIPENLLEAELFGYERGAFTGAVKTTEGKIELAQGGTLFLDEVGDIPLPLQVKLLRFLQERVIERIGGRKPIDVDTRIVCATHRDLDAMTAEGSFREDLYYRLAEIVVPIPPLAQRTGDAVLLARYFVSKYAKDLNRNLKGLAPDAVDAVDAYSWPGNVRELENRIKRAVIMADGKHVTAGDLDLQGGAEEDSETTINLRAAREVADRKAIHQALTRTENNISGAAKLLGISRPTLYDLMKQYKLSA; the protein is encoded by the coding sequence ATGAGCAAGAGCGACCTGCCCACCCTGCTGATCGTCGAGGATGACGAGGGGCTGCAGCGCCAGTTGAAATGGGCCTACGAAGGTTACGAGATCGTGATCGCAGGCGATCGCAAGGAAGCCATCGAGCTGCTGCGCGCGCACGAGCCCAAGGTCGTGACGCTCGATCTTGGCCTTCCCCCCGATCCCGACGGCGTGACCGAAGGCTTCGCCACGCTGGAGGAGATCCTCGCGTTGCAGCCCGATACCAAGGTGATCGTCGCTTCGGGCCACGGCGCGCGCGAAAGTGCGCTGAAGGCCATCGCGCTGGGAGCCTATGATTTTTACCGCAAGCCCGTCGATATCGACGAGCTCGGCCACATCGTGAAGCGCGCCTTTCACCTGCACGATATTGAAGACGAAAACCGCCGCCTCGAAAGCGCTGCGGGTGATGACCAGACCGTGCTCGGCAATATCGTGTCAGCCAGCCCAGAAATGCTCAAGGTCGCGCACACGATCGAACGCGTGGCTTCGGCCGATGTCTCGGTCATGCTGCTTGGCGCCAGCGGTACCGGCAAGGAATTGCTTGCCAAGGCCGTCCACGACCAGAGCCCGCGCAAGGACGGCAACTTCATCGCGATCAACTGCGCCGCCATTCCCGAAAACCTGCTCGAAGCCGAGTTGTTCGGCTACGAACGCGGCGCCTTCACCGGTGCCGTGAAGACGACCGAGGGCAAGATCGAACTGGCGCAGGGCGGAACGCTCTTCCTCGACGAGGTCGGCGACATACCGCTACCCCTTCAGGTCAAGCTGCTGCGCTTTCTTCAGGAACGCGTCATCGAACGCATCGGCGGACGCAAGCCGATCGACGTCGACACCCGGATCGTCTGCGCGACGCACCGCGACCTCGACGCGATGACCGCCGAGGGAAGCTTCCGCGAAGACCTTTATTACCGCCTGGCCGAAATCGTGGTGCCGATCCCGCCGCTTGCCCAGCGCACGGGCGACGCGGTGCTGCTGGCGCGCTACTTCGTCAGCAAATATGCCAAGGATCTCAATCGCAACCTCAAGGGCCTCGCGCCTGATGCGGTCGACGCGGTTGATGCCTATTCGTGGCCGGGCAACGTCCGCGAACTGGAAAACCGCATCAAGCGCGCGGTGATCATGGCGGACGGCAAGCACGTGACCGCCGGCGATCTCGACCTGCAGGGCGGCGCCGAGGAAGATAGCGAGACCACCATCAACTTGCGCGCCGCGCGCGAAGTCGCCGATCGCAAGGCGATCCACCAAGCGTTGACGCGAACGGAGAACAATATCTCTGGCGCGGCCAAGCTACTCGGCATTTCGCGGCCGACGCTTTACGACCTGATGAAGCAGTACAAGCTCAGCGCCTGA